One window from the genome of Triticum urartu cultivar G1812 unplaced genomic scaffold, Tu2.1 TuUngrouped_contig_3979, whole genome shotgun sequence encodes:
- the LOC125527461 gene encoding ATP-dependent RNA helicase mak-5-like yields the protein MTGNKDNPRGARRVPPFDQSHVPEKAIIEMYSMPNGEQEQDPEGEASGGDSGEWESDGGGDEESDDPSDEEEVESPPRRERRSKLDQERPSAREKAIAQAGQSSKRPRTSSPTPTEKAPKNPKVAEPKLRKALLKIKIDIPVASA from the exons atgaccggaaacaaggacaaccccaggggagccaggagagttcctccatttGACCAGTCTCATGTACCAGAGAAG gccattattgaaatgtattcaatgcccaacggagaaCAGGAGCAGGACccggaaggagaggcgagcggcggcgacagtggcgagtGGGAGTCTGACGGTGGAGGGGACGAAGAAAGCGACGACCCGagtgacgaagaagaagtcgagtcgcctcctcgcagggagaggcggtccaaacttgaccaagaacggccgagcgctcgtgaaaaggcgattgctcaagctggtcagtcttcaaagcgtcctcggacCTCTTCGCCAACTCCGACTGAGAAAGCGCCAAAGAATCCCAAAGTGGCAGAGCCGAAGCTTCGGAAGGCGTTGctgaagattaagattgacatccccgtcgcttcCGCGTGA